One stretch of Clavibacter californiensis DNA includes these proteins:
- the efeU gene encoding iron uptake transporter permease EfeU: protein MFANYLIGLREGLEAALVVTILIAYVVKIGRRDVLGRLWLGVGLAVLLALSVGALLTYGAYGLTFEAQEAIGGSLSIVATGLVTWMVFWMLRTAKDMRSELQGAVDRAIAGAAWGLVAVAFLAVGREGIETALFLWSAVQATGATTVPLVGAALGLVTAVALGWLVYRGVLRIDLARFFTWTGALLIVVAGGVLAYGVHDLQEAGILPGLGALAFDVSGAVPPGSWYGTLLKGTVNFSPATTWLEAVTWVLYVVPTLTVYLRLARRGRRARPATSVAAPSASAPDAAPAPAPEPVDGDPARVADAPAAR from the coding sequence GTGTTCGCGAACTACCTGATCGGCCTGCGCGAGGGCCTCGAGGCCGCGCTGGTCGTCACCATCCTCATCGCCTACGTCGTCAAGATCGGCCGCCGCGACGTGCTCGGCCGGCTCTGGCTCGGCGTCGGGCTCGCGGTCCTCCTCGCCCTGTCCGTCGGCGCGCTCCTCACCTACGGCGCCTACGGCCTCACGTTCGAGGCGCAGGAGGCCATCGGCGGATCCCTCTCCATCGTCGCGACGGGCCTCGTCACCTGGATGGTGTTCTGGATGCTGCGCACCGCGAAGGACATGCGCTCCGAGCTGCAGGGCGCCGTCGACCGGGCCATCGCCGGCGCGGCGTGGGGCCTCGTCGCCGTCGCCTTCCTCGCCGTCGGCCGCGAGGGGATCGAGACGGCCCTGTTCCTCTGGTCGGCCGTGCAGGCCACGGGCGCCACCACCGTGCCGCTCGTCGGCGCGGCCCTCGGGCTCGTCACCGCGGTCGCGCTCGGCTGGCTCGTCTACCGCGGCGTGCTCCGCATCGACCTCGCGCGCTTCTTCACCTGGACCGGCGCGCTCCTCATCGTCGTGGCCGGCGGCGTGCTCGCATACGGCGTGCACGACCTGCAGGAGGCGGGCATCCTCCCCGGTCTCGGCGCGCTCGCGTTCGACGTCTCCGGCGCCGTCCCGCCCGGATCCTGGTACGGCACGCTCCTCAAGGGCACCGTCAACTTCTCCCCCGCCACCACCTGGCTCGAGGCGGTCACATGGGTGCTGTACGTCGTGCCCACGCTCACCGTGTACCTCCGGCTCGCGCGGCGGGGACGCCGGGCGCGCCCGGCGACGTCCGTCGCGGCGCCGTCCGCGTCGGCGCCCGACGCCGCTCCCGCGCCCGCTCCGGAGCCCGTTGACGGCGACCCGGCCCGCGTCGCGGACGCGCCCGCCGCCCGCTGA
- the efeO gene encoding iron uptake system protein EfeO: MKRSTLAAAALLAGAALALSGCVANTPTGSADAGAGAAGADSGVTQLTVDSSADACAVSAATAPSGTVSFHVTNSTDQVTEFYLLADDGLRIVGEVENVSPGIERDLVLTAQPGSYYTVCKPGMVGDGVGRAPFTVTGDQVALAGDAEQQGQDAAAAYLAYVKDQVGRLLPATQEFADAYLAGDDDRARTLYPTARAYYERVEPVAESFGDLDPEIDFREADVEPGTEWTGWHRIEKDLWQPSPDANGGDVYTSLGAADRAHFAQELTADTQKLYDAVHADGFSVDISTVSNGAVGLMDEVASGKITGEEEIWSHTDLWDFQANLEGARVAYEGVRDIVEPKDPQLVATLDAQFASLEKELAAYGSLDEGFTTYDKLTTEQVKGLADGVNALAEPLSKLTGALVG; encoded by the coding sequence ATGAAGCGCTCGACCCTCGCCGCCGCCGCCCTGCTCGCCGGGGCCGCCCTCGCCCTCTCCGGCTGCGTCGCGAACACCCCGACGGGATCCGCCGACGCCGGTGCGGGTGCCGCGGGCGCCGACTCCGGCGTCACGCAGCTCACGGTCGACAGCTCCGCCGACGCGTGCGCCGTGTCCGCCGCGACCGCGCCCAGCGGCACGGTCTCGTTCCACGTCACCAACTCCACCGACCAGGTGACCGAGTTCTACCTGCTCGCGGACGACGGCCTGCGCATCGTCGGCGAGGTCGAGAACGTGAGCCCCGGGATCGAGCGCGACCTCGTGCTCACCGCCCAGCCCGGCAGCTACTACACCGTGTGCAAGCCCGGCATGGTCGGCGACGGCGTCGGCCGCGCGCCCTTCACGGTCACGGGCGACCAGGTCGCGCTCGCGGGCGACGCGGAGCAGCAGGGCCAGGACGCGGCCGCCGCCTACCTCGCCTACGTCAAGGACCAGGTCGGCCGCCTCCTCCCGGCCACGCAGGAATTCGCGGACGCGTACCTCGCGGGCGACGACGACAGGGCGCGCACGCTCTACCCCACCGCCCGCGCGTACTACGAGCGCGTCGAGCCGGTCGCGGAGTCCTTCGGCGACCTCGACCCGGAAATCGACTTCCGCGAGGCCGACGTCGAGCCCGGCACCGAGTGGACCGGGTGGCACCGCATCGAGAAGGACCTCTGGCAGCCATCGCCCGACGCGAACGGCGGCGACGTCTACACGTCGCTCGGCGCCGCGGATCGCGCGCACTTCGCCCAGGAGCTGACCGCGGACACGCAGAAGCTCTACGACGCGGTGCACGCGGACGGCTTCTCGGTCGACATCTCCACGGTCTCCAACGGCGCCGTAGGGCTGATGGACGAGGTCGCCTCCGGCAAGATCACCGGCGAGGAGGAGATCTGGTCGCACACCGACCTCTGGGACTTCCAGGCGAACCTCGAGGGCGCGCGCGTCGCGTACGAGGGCGTCCGCGACATCGTCGAGCCCAAGGACCCGCAGCTCGTGGCCACGCTCGACGCGCAGTTCGCGTCGCTCGAGAAGGAGCTCGCCGCGTACGGATCCCTCGACGAGGGCTTCACCACCTACGACAAGCTGACCACCGAGCAGGTCAAGGGCCTCGCGGACGGCGTCAACGCGCTGGCCGAGCCGCTGTCGAAGCTCACCGGCGCGCTCGTCGGCTGA